A single window of Coturnix japonica isolate 7356 chromosome 17, Coturnix japonica 2.1, whole genome shotgun sequence DNA harbors:
- the TSC1 gene encoding hamartin isoform X4 codes for MSQGHVAEIYLVHLHASVYALFHRLYGMYPCNFVSFLRSHYSMKENLETFEEVVKPMMEHVRIHPELVTGSKDHELDPRRWKRLETHDVVIECAKISLDPAEASYEDGYYSASRKSCTNLKHHQTDPSASHYIDTQSSYGTSTPYSTPRLTLSQMPGQLPQILSPQSIKLSTEPQQVNIWSPSAVCGMTTPPTSPGIVPSESSQSASQPYSKAFGTSAVGKGTPLGTPATSPPPCTSDDFVHVTLPSAAATPPKKEDKPDSGRPSLYRQQNVISSDKSLDASGSKSSVTLSDLPEFLGGLSFEDSAEKDREEDAISKEISEITTDAEHMVPRGGFDSPFYHTNENLSGSQKKTQSVVSSVQGHSLTSEPLTSSLDKPGPESALETPKQTFTPIDKPCGGSGESPAGNREGTSGETSILTPSPCKASAQGRAVFGSGQPPLYEHLFEVALPKTAYLFVGKKTEELLKKAKGTQDKDCMSSTSPVEVLDRLIQQGADAHTKELNKLSLPSKSADWTHFGGSPPSDEIHTLRNQLLLLHNQLLYERFKRQQHALRNRRLLRKVIKATALEEHNAAMKDQLKLQEKEIQALKLSLQKEQARYHQFQEEHESIVAQLHSQIRQLQHDREEFYNQSQELQTKLEDCRNMIADLRLELKKANNKVCHTELLLSQVSQKLSNSESVQQQMEFLNRQLLVLGEVNELYLEQLQHKHTDTTKEVEMLHAAFRKELEKAKLCVQQQSQRLDASQKRIAELESQLSKKDHLFLEQKKYLEDVKIKARGQLQAVESRYRAQKRITQAFELEILNLFGRLENSPLKKLEDEKTEAAEAAEERLDCGNEGCADTVAGHSEETIDRNGETKPPSTRGSSKGGSNSELSTPEKKQNQRFSSRWETSMLREPSTTVPLTVGSLPSSKSFLGMKSRELFRNKSESQCDEHGVTINSLSDTLKTELCKDPSMETKALPSPDNLSLSPKIQESSVGQLHIMDYNETHHDHS; via the exons ATGTCTCAAG GTCACGTGGCAGAGATTTATCTTGTCCATCTTCATGCCAGTGTTTATGCTCTCTTTCATCGGCTTTATGGAATGTATCCTTGCAATTTTGTCTCCTTTCTGCGTTCTCACTACAGTATGAAGGAAAACTTGGAGACCTTTGAAGAGGTAGTCAAG CCAATGATGGAACATGTGCGAATTCATCCAGAATTAGTGACTGGATCTAAGGACCATGAACTGGACCCACGAAG GTGGAAAAGACTAGAAACTCATGATGTTGTGATAGAATGTGCCAAAATCTCCCTGGACCCTGCAGAAGCCTCATATGAAGATGGCTATTACTCTGCATCTCGGAAATCCTGTACAAACTTAAAACATCATCAAACTGACCCCAGTGCCAGCCATTACATTGACACACAGAGCAGCTATG ggACATCTACCCCATATTCCACTCCTCGGCTAACACTATCACAAATGCCAGGGCAGCTACCTCAGATTCTGAGCCCGCAGTCAATAAAGCTGTCAACTGAGCCACAGCAG GTTAACATCTGGAGTCCTTCTGCAGTTTGTGGTATGACCACTCCACCAACCTCCCCTGGAATTGTCCCATCAGAGTCATCCCAGTCAGCATCACAACCTTACAGCAAAGCTTTTGGCACATCTG CAGTGGGGAAGGGAACACCTTTGGGGACACCAGCCACATCTCCTCCACCCTGCACTTCAGATGACTTTGTGCATGTCAcacttccttcagctgctgccacaCCTCCTAAAAAG GAGGACAAACCAGATTCGGGGAGGCCTTCACTGTACCGACAGCAAAATGTCATAAGCAGCGATAAATCATTGG aCGCATCTGGTAGTAAAAGTTCAGTAACCTTAAGTGATCTTCCAGAGTTTTTAGGCGGTTTGTCTTTTGAAGATAGCGCTgaaaaggacagagaagaaG ATGCAATATCTAAAGAGATCTCCGAGATCACAACTGATGCTGAACACATGGTGCCTAGAGGAGGATTTGACTCTCCATTTTACcacacaaatgaaaatctgtcAGGTTCTCAGAAGAAGACCCAGTCAGTAGTCTCTAGTGTTCAGGGACACAGTCTGACCTCTGAGCCTTTAACATCTTCTCTGGACAAGCCTGGGCCTGAGAGTGCACTGGAGACACCCAAACAAACGTTTACTCCCATAGACAAGCCCTGCGGAGGCTCTGGTGAAAGCCCTGCTGGTAACAGGGAAGGAACCTCTGGGGAGACAAGTATTCTCACTCCCAGCCCTTGCAAAGCATCAGCACAGGGAAGAGCAGTGTTTGGGAGTGGGCAGCCTCCCCTGTATGAGCACCTTTTTGAGGTTGCGTTACCAAAGACTGCCTACCTCTTTGTTGGCAAGAAGACTGAGGAGCTGCTAAAGAAAGCCAAGGGAACCCAGGATAAAGACTGCATGTCCTCTACTTCTCCAGTGGAAGTACTGGATAGACTGATACAGCAAGGGGCGGATGCACACACTAAGGAGCTGAACAA attGTCTCTGCCAAGCAAATCTGCTGACTGGACTCACTTTGGAG GTTCTCCCCCTTCAGATGAGATTCACACCCTGCGTAACCAATTGCTGTTGCTGCACAACCAGTTGCTGTATGAACGCTTCAAAAGGCAACAACATGCCCTCCGGAATCGGCGGCTTTTGCGCAAAGTGATTAAAGCCACAGCACTGGAGGAACATAATGCTGCCATG AAAGACCAGCtaaaattacaggaaaaagaaatccaggcCTTGAAACTGAGTCTACAGAAAGAACAGGCCAGGTACCACCAGTTTCAGGAGGAGCATGAGAGTATAGTGGCTCAGCTTCACAGCCAGATCAGACAGCTGCAACATGACCGTGAGGAATTCTACAACCAGAGCCAGGAATTGCAG acCAAGCTGGAAGACTGCCGGAACATGATTGCAGATCTGAGGTTAGAATTGAAAAAGGCTAACAACAAAGTCTGTCACACAGAACTGCTTCTTAGCCAGGTTTCTCAGAAG ctTTCCAACAGTGAATCGGTGCAACAGCAGATGGAGTTCTTGAACAGACAACTTCTGGTTCTTGGAGAGGTCAATGAGTTGtacctggagcagctgcagcacaagcaCACAGACACTACAAAG gAGGTTGAAATGTTGCATGCTGCTTTTCGAAAGGAActggagaaagcaaaactgtgtGTTCAGCAGCAAAGCCAAAGGCTCGATGCTTCCCAGAAACGGATAGCTGAACTGGAATCTCAGCTTTCTAAAAAGGACCACCTCTTCTTGGAGCAAAAGAAATACCTGGAAGATGTCAAAATCAAAGCAAG AGGTCAGTTGCAAGCAGTAGAAAGTAGATACAGGGCCCAGAAAAGAATCACCCAGGCGTTTGAGCTGGAGATCTTGAACCTGTTTGGCCGACTGGAGAACAGCCCGCTGAAGAAActtgaagatgaaaaaacagaagcagctgaagcGGCAGAAGAAAG GCTGGATTGTGGTAATGAAGGTTGTGCAGATACTGTGGCAGGACACAGTGAAGAAACCATTGATAGAAATGGAGAAACCAAACCTCCCAGCACTCGAGGTAGCAGTAAAGGTGGCAGCAACAGTGAGCTCTCCaccccagaaaaaaaacagaaccagAGATTCAGCAGTCGCTGGGAGACCTCCATGTTGCGGGAGCCCTCCACTACTGTCCCACTGACTGTAGGTTCACTCCCCAGCTCCAAGAGCTTCCTTGGTATGAAGTCACGAGAGTTGTTTCGCAACAAGAGTGAGAGCCAGTGTGATGAGCACGGTGTAACCATCAACAGCCTTTCTGATACTCTAAAGACTGAACTATGTAAAGATCCAAGCATGGAGACGAAGGCTCTACCAAGCCCCGATAACCTCAGCCTCTCACCTAAGATCCAGGAAAGCAGTGTTGGACAGCTTCATATCATGGACTACAATGAAACTCATCATGACCACAGTTAA